From one Cucurbita pepo subsp. pepo cultivar mu-cu-16 chromosome LG17, ASM280686v2, whole genome shotgun sequence genomic stretch:
- the LOC111778595 gene encoding beta-D-xylosidase 1-like encodes MACYFRSGVIRWPAVAAMVVVVVAAVMGTAEGRAAFACDGQNAATRNMGFCKVSLGIEERVRDLIGRLTLAEKIRLLVNNAIPVPRLGIRGYEWWSEALHGVSNVGPGTKFGGAYPGATSFPQVITTAASFNQSLWEEIGRVVSDEARAMYNGGTAGLTYWSPNVNIFRDPRWGRGQETPGEDPILAGKYAASYVRGLQGNGQGKRLKVAACCKHYTAYDLDNWNGVDRYHFNAKVSKQDLEDTYNVPFKACVVEGKVASVMCSYNQVNGKPTCADPDLLKNTIRGTWGLDGYIVSDCDSVGVMYDNQHFTRTPEETAAYTIKAGLDLDCGPFLAVHTAAAVGRGLLKEADLNGALANLLAVQMRLGMFDGEPTAQPYGHLGPKDVCTPAHKHLALEAARQGIVLLQNRAASLPLSPTRHRTVAVIGPNSDATVTMIGNYAGVACGYTSPLQGIAKYAKTIHQEGCANVGCGGNQLIAAAESAARAADATVVVVGLDQSIEAESRDRNGLLLPGYQQELVSRVARASRGPTVLVLMSGGPIDVTFAKSDPKISAILWAGYPGQAGGAAIADVIFGAINPGGKLPMTWYPQSYLAKVPMTNMGLRPDPSTGYPGRTYRFYKGPVVFPFGYGLSYSKFTHSIAEAPKELSIPLTNLSPNPNSTASLNAIKVSHTDCASISDLGLQIDVKNIGTLDGSHTVLAFATAPNENSSPYKHLIGFEKVHMTAGSQKRIRIGVHVCDHLSRVDQFGTRRIPTGEHTLHIGDLTHTISLHADLQNIKF; translated from the exons ATGGCTTGTTATTTCAGAAGTGGGGTTATCCGGTGGCCGGCGGTGGCGgcgatggtggtggtggtggtggcagCGGTGATGGGGACGGCGGAGGGGAGGGCGGCGTTTGCATGCGACGGGCAGAATGCGGCGACGAGAAATATGGGGTTTTGTAAGGTCTCGTTGGGGATTGAAGAACGAGTCAGAGATTTGATTGGGAGGTTAACGTTGGCGGAAAAGATAAGGCTATTGGTTAATAATGCCATCCCGGTGCCGAGGCTGGGGATTAGAGGATATGAGTGGTGGTCGGAAGCACTTCATGGGGTTTCCAATGTGGGCCCCGGTACTAAGTTTGGTGGGGCCTACCCTGGCGCCACTAGCTTTCCTCAAGTCATCACCACCGCTGCTTCCTTCAATCAATCGCTTTGGGAGGAGATCGGACGG GTGGTTTCGGACGAAGCGAGAGCGATGTATAACGGAGGAACGGCAGGTCTAACATATTGGAGCCCGAATGTGAACATATTCCGAGACCCACGGTGGGGGCGTGGCCAAGAAACTCCAGGGGAGGACCCGATCTTAGCCGGGAAGTACGCTGCCAGCTACGTCCGAGGGCTGCAGGGGAATGGTCAGGGGAAAAGGCTGAAGGTGGCTGCTTGTTGCAAGCATTACACTGCCTATGATCTTGACAATTGGAATGGAGTAGACCGGTACCATTTCAATGCGAAG GTGAGTAAACAAGATTTGGAGGACACTTATAACGTCCCTTTTAAAGCTTGTGTGGTGGAGGGAAAAGTGGCGAGCGTAATGTGCTCTTATAATCAGGTCAACGGGAAGCCGACTTGCGCTGACCCTGATTTACTTAAAAACACCATCCGTGGAACTTGGGGGCTTGATGG GTATATTGTCTCCGATTGCGATTCAGTTGGAGTTATGTACGATAACCAACATTTTACGCGTACGCCCGAAGAAACAGCTGCTTACACTATTAAAGCGG gcttggacttggactgtGGACCATTTTTGGCGGTGCACACAGCCGCAGCCGTCGGAAGAGGACTCCTAAAAGAAGCCGATCTCAACGGCGCCTTAGCTAATTTACTCGCGGTGCAAATGAGGCTCGGAATGTTTGACGGCGAGCCCACGGCCCAACCCTATGGCCACTTGGGCCCAAAAGACGTCTGCACCCCAGCCCACAAACACCTAGCCCTCGAAGCCGCAAGACAAGGCATAGTCCTCCTCCAAAACCGAGCCGCATCCTTACCACTCTCCCCCACACGCCACCGCACTGTCGCAGTGATCGGTCCGAACTCTGACGCCACCGTCACCATGATTGGAAACTACGCTGGCGTGGCCTGCGGATACACTTCGCCGCTCCAAGGAATCGCGAAGTACGCCAAAACCATCCACCAGGAAGGCTGCGCCAACGTGGGGTGTGGCGGAAATCAGCTAATTGCGGCGGCTGAGTCGGCGGCGCGCGCGGCAGATGCgacggtggtggtggtggggtTGGACCAGTCGATTGAAGCGGAGTCTAGGGATAGAAATGGACTGCTTTTGCCTGGATATCAGCAGGAATTGGTTTCGAGAGTGGCGAGGGCTTCTAGAGGGCCGACGGTGCTGGTTTTGATGTCCGGCGGTCCGATTGATGTTACATTTGCAAAAAGTGATCCGAAAATTAGTGCGATTCTTTGGGCTGGGTATCCCGGTCAGGCTGGTGGCGCCGCCATCGCCGATGTGATTTTTGGCGCCATTAATCCTG GGGGGAAATTGCCAATGACTTGGTACCCACAAAGCTACCTAGCCAAGGTCCCAATGACAAACATGGGCCTAAGACCCGACCCATCAACCGGCTATCCGGGTCGAACCTACCGATTCTACAAGGGTCCAGTCGTGTTCCCCTTCGGGTACGGTCTAAGCTATTCAAAATTCACCCACAGCATAGCCGAAGCCCCAAAAGAACTCTCAATTCCTCTCACAAATTTATCTCCCAATCCCAATTCCACCGCCTCTCTCAACGCAATCAAAGTCTCGCACACCGATTGCGCCTCAATCTCCGATCTAGGCCTTCAAATCGACGTCAAAAACATCGGCACTCTCGACGGATCTCACACCGTTCTCGCCTTCGCGACAGCTCCAAACGAGAACTCGTCGCCATACAAGCACTTGATCGGATTCGAAAAGGTTCATATGACAGCCGGATCTCAAAAGCGAATTAGAATCGGAGTTCATGTTTGCGATCATCTTAGCCGAGTCGACCAATTTGGAACTCGAAGAATTCCAACTGGTGAGCACACTCTCCATATTGGAGATCTTACTCATACAATTTCTCTTCACGCCGATTTAcagaatattaaattttga